CCAGCTCCGCGCCAAGCTCCTCCCATGGCAGCAGCTTCCGCAGCCCTTTGACGATAATCGGTTCGTCATCCGCCAATACGACTCGAATCAGGGTCGCCCCCTCCTTTCAACGGAAACAGCAGGCGCACCGAAGTTCCGACATACGGCTGACTGCTGATCTCGATCCCGTAACGTTCTCCGCACACCGACTTCATTCGTTCCTGAACATTCCTCATCCCTACGCTCTTGACGCTCGACGTCCTGTCGTTCATCGTCCGGACGACTCTTCCCATCGTTTCCGTATCCATGCCGATCCCGTCGTCGAAAATCGTGACGGATAGCGCGTCTTCGGCCGTCTCTACCGATACTTGCACCACGCCCCTGCCCCCCTTCGGACGGATGCCGTGTTGGATCGCGTTCTCTACGATCGGTTGAAGCGAAAGCTTCAAGACGGGCCACTGCATATCGATCCCTTCCTGTATCGAAACCCGGAGCTCGATCCGACCTTCGTAGCGCACGTGTATAATAAAAAAGTAGTCGGCGAGGTGTCCCAGTTCCCGCTCGAGTGAGACCCACTCTTCCCCGTAATCGATCACATATTGCAGCTGCTTCGAGAGCGATCGGATCATTTCCCCGACCTCCGCGTCGTCGTTCGCCACGGCGTTCATCCGAATCACCTCTAGCGTGTTGTATAAATAATGCGGACGGATTTGACTTTTCAGCGCATTAAGTTCCGTTTGTTTTCGTTTGAGTTCCGCGACGTAAGCGACTTCGATAAACGAGGACAACCGTTCGACCATCCGGTTGAACCCATGCGCTAGACGCCCGATTTCGTCCTTGCTCGTTACGGGAATCTTCGTCTGCAAGTTGCCCGACTCCACCTTCGACATTTCCTTCATAATGCCGAGAATCGGCCGCGACAGTTTTCTAGAAAACAACGTGCTCATCGCGATGAGCGCCAACGAACAGAGCGCGATGGCGACCCATACCGTAAACTGCGTTTGCGTCAGCTCGCGGTAAAGCGCCTTCTCGGAAAGAACAAGCGTAACCGAACCGCCGAAGAAAGCGACCGGCTCCGCAAGAACTAACGTATCGTCATTCGTTATAGGAGCGGCTTTCCCGGGATAATGGAAGCCCGCAATATTCGTATAAAACACATTCCGATCGCGATCCAAGAAATAGAGTTTGTCCTCTTCGTTCAACGAGAGCTCCGAAGTCATCTCTTTGAACATTCGGATATCGATATCCATAAATAAAGTACCCAATATCGCGATCTCGTCGTCGTGAATCGATCCGCTCGTATCGATTAAATTCCGTCCTAACGTCACGACCGGCAAGTTGTTCCCCGCGAAATACGATTGCGGATGCGTGGGGATGATCGCCAGCTGTTTCGGCTCCGAACGCAGTGGCTTCATCCATTCGTTGATCGGCAACAATGTCGTTCGCAAGACCGACGTGCCGCGGGATTGATAAAACAATTTCCCGTCGCTCGCCCGAACGAAGAAGATGTTGCGGATGAATCGATCGCTCAGCAGCAGCCGCTGCAAGTAATCCTCCATTTGTCGCTGAACGACCCAATCCTGCCCCTTCTGTTTGACGATCCTGTCCAACTCGCTGATTTCCCCATCGCTGTTCCCGAAATACATCAGTTTCGTTAATTCGTTATACGCTTTGAAGGTGTCGTCCAGGGAGAGGCCCAAGTAATTCAGCATCTGCTCCGTATTGTTGATCGTGTGGCGTTCAACAAAATTCGTATACGTATGGACGGCGAAGAAGCTTAGCGCGATCAAGGGGATCAGGCCGACCACAATAAACGCCGCGGAAAATTTAACGAAGATGCTTTGCGCCCACCTGCGAATCATCGACATCCCCCTACTCTTTTGGACATTATACCACCGAACGCGTCCTCCTCGCCGGCGTACTGCCGTCTGCGGGACGTAAGTTTTTTAAGACGATACCGATGGTTTTTTAAGATGTTAAAAAAGGGCCGCCGCCCCAAGAGAGGCGAAGCCCTTACATGATTACCATAAGTATAGGTCGTTCCCTTTTAACTTAAAGACGGCTTCCATAAAGTAATAATCTCCGTAGATAATCGACGTATGACGGTCTGGATTGTGGTAGGCGGCAGAACCGTGCGTCAGCATGTGATCCGCCTCGGTCGTCCAGTCGCAGCGCAACGCATCCAAGGTCTTCAACAGCTTCAAGGCTGCCCTCAAGTACAAGTCCTTCTCGTAAGGACCTACCGCCTTCGCGATCTCGATCAGTCCGCAGGCCGCGATTGCGGCGGCCGTGGAATCCTCGTACGCCGGCTCCTTCGGCTGTCGGAAGTCGATCGGAATAATGCCGTTCTCCGGAATATTCGCGATAAAATAATGCGCGATACGCTTCGCGGTATGCAGATACTCCTCTTTCGCCGTATGGATATAGCTCATCATGAAACCGTACAGCCCCCAAGCTTGCCCGCGGGTCCAGGAAGAACCTTCTTCATATCCTTGACCGCCGTGCGTTCGAACGACGCCGCCTTCGAACGGATCGAACTCGACGATATGGTTGACGGAGCCGTCTGGTCGCACGAACGCCGTCATCGCCGTATCGGCATGGCGCATCGCGATCTGTTTATAGCGCGGATCCCCCGTCTCTTCCGTCGCCCAGTAAAGCAACGGAATGTTAAACATGCAGTCGATGATCGCCCAACCGCGGGTGTCGAGTTCTTCGAGATCGTTCCATGCGCGGATGAATCCTCCCGCGAGATTGAATCGTCCTGCGAGCAGGTTCGCGGCATGCAGCGCCCGTTTGCGCGATTCTGGGTTCTTCGTTACTCTGTAGTTCGCGACGCTCGTCGGCAACCACATGAACCCCACGTCGTGATGCAGTCCGTAAAACAGTCGGAAGCACTCGTCGAGCATATCTTCTGAAATATTAGCGATTTCCTTATACTTTTGGTTTTTTGTTTCGTGATACATTAACCACATCATGCCGCCCCAGAATCCGTTCGTCCACCAGCAGATTCCGTCGGCCGGATCGCTTTCCGGTACCTTGTCCGGGCGATTGTCGTGCGTCCCGTTCACGGTCGTGTAAGGAATTTTATGTTTCGATTTTTCGCTGACCCAATCCATCTTTGCCGTTATTTTACCGATGACCTCTTCGACCCACTCGCGATCGCCTGTTTGCAGCTGCATGGTTCCATTCCTCCGCGATTTTTCTATTACACCGTATCTTTCATTTTAGTTCAGCCCGATTTAAAGAGGTATGAGGCGTTTTTTAGAATGAAGGGCGATTTCTTAAGCTAAAAAGCTGTTCGAACGGCTCCCCTCATTTCCCTGATGCCCGCTCTTCCCGAACGGAACGCCCGTTCCGTTGCTCGATCAACTCGACGGAGACATCATCCCGTTCCATATTCCGAACGCTGATCACTTGTTTTCTTCCGTCTCTCAATGCGACTTCCACGGTGTTTTCGTCCGTCGCCACGACGGATTCGATCATACTCTCCGCCTCGTACGGTTCAACCACCGTAATGAATCTGGCAGTCCTGCCCTTCGTTCTGACGGCGTACGTGGTCCGTCGTTGGGATTCATCGCCCGGGAACGCATCCGCGCCGATAACCCCGACGAAACGTACGGCATTCAGCCCCTCTAGATTGAGGCTGATGACGCCTTCGCGGTCATGGTCAACGGGACTTGCCGGGATCGCGTTCGGGTATTCTTCTCCGACGATCGTGACGCGGCCGCCTTCGTAATCCCTCCCGATCCCATAACCGAGATCGACATTCTCGTAATGGAGCGGCAGCTGGCTCAGGTCGATTCGGGTACCTTCTTCGTCAACGATGTAGGCTTCCCCCCAGAACAGCCCCTGCTTCGTTCGCAATGGGTCCTTTTGTTCCGAGTAGATCGGGTGATTGTTAATCACGAGACGAAGCTGTCCAGCCCCTCGGACGTCAATATCGCATCTTTCTTGGCTCAGCAGCCACGCCCCGAATTCGCCGGAGGCTCTCGTTTCACCGTCGACCTCTACGCGATAGGCTAAGGGGATGCGGTATCCGTGGTCCTCTGCCGCCCTGCCGACAATTTGTACATTCTCCCGAGGCCACGCCGTGTGCACGTCCATCTTCAACAGCCCTGGCGTATTGTAAGCCGTGCGCGTTCCCCGCAAATCTTCGCCTTCGCCGAACGCCGTCACGAAGCTCGCGACACTCGTGCCGGAGACTCGGTACCAATGGCAGTCCGTAATAAATTGGCCGTCGGACAAGGGATCCTCCGTGAACTGCCCCGTGTGCCGCACGTATTCCACCGCTTCCCCCCGAATGCCTTGGAAACCCTTGATTTGAAACAAGCTGTCGAATTGATGTTCCCGTTCGCCTCGCAGATCATCGAACAGCACCAAATAATCGTCTGTCATCGCCATCACTCTTCTCTGGACGATCGGCTCCGTAAAGCCGGTCACGTCGCCGTGCTTCGGGGCATCCTCAAGCTTCTTCAGAGAACTCGCGTTCATCGCGCATCGCTTTTCCAAACTTTCGTTCTCGTCGTACACCATTCCGCCGTATGGCGGATAAGCCCAGGGAGAACGGGTTTCGATCGCCGTCGCTTGCAGCGCTTTTCCGCTGTAGAACAACAATCTCTTTGAGTCGCTTGGGACTTGCATCTTCTCATCCACGACAACCATATTTTTCGTCATCGAGTTTTGGACGTAAAACTTATACATGAAATGGTCGTAACCCCACCATACGTGTTCGGGATTATAGAAGCTTCGCCCGTATCTCATGACGGAAAGCAAATTGGTACGGTCGAAATGACCGTGCGCATATCCGTGCGAGCCGTAACGGAGAACGGCCTGAATTTGATCCTTCCGCTCCCTGCCTTCGGTTTGGCTTCGCAGCATTGCGATCCCTACGTTATCCGCGTAGGCGCTTTGATTCGAATACAGCGATTCATATTCCGGCAGTTCGCCGTGCCCGAAGATCGGATCCGCCTCGTCCATCCGCTGAATGACGGGAATGTACTCCGGATCTTTGTAATAGGTATAAGCCAAATCGTAGGTAGAGCCGAAATGTACGCCCCCCAGCTTCTTCTCCTCCGAATCGCTGATGCCGAACAGAACGCCCCTATAGTCCAGAAAAGGCAGGACCGCATCGAATAAATCCTTAATGCACACATAGTTTTTGCGGTTGCCGCCCCATCGTTGGTTCACCATGCCGAACCGCACGTTCGCGGCCTCCCCGTTATAAGTGCTTGCAACCTCCGAGTTATAAGGGATAGGAAAATGCGTGTGCAAGAGGTTGATGCCGAAGGGAAGCAAAGCATGCGCCGTATGAATGAACTGCGACGAGACCCAGGTGTTGTAGCCGACGGAGCACTCGTACCACCACCCGTCGTTAAACACCCCGTATTGAAGCTGTTCGAGCGAACCTCCGGGACCAAATACGAATCTCAGCGCCCTTTCGATGTCTTCGATCGCCAAAGCGCAGTAGAAGGCTCCGGTAATCTCCGACAATAACCAGTTGGAGATGTGACCGCTTCGGATGTGGTGGTCCAAGATATCCATATAAAGCCGAAACGTCTTCTCGATGCATCGATGATCTTCCGGCGTCAAGACGCCCGCGTCGTGAATAATATCGTACGGAATCGCCAGGTGTTGAAAGAAGTGACCTTCCTGTACGTAGCTTTGGCTGCATCCTTTAAGCTTCCTGGGATACCCTGTACGCTCATCGGTGAAAAATCGGAAGAAGGCCGCTACTTTCTCCGCGTATTTCTTTTCCTTCGTCAACGCATAAGCATACGCGGCGGACATAATATAATTCTCTTCGCTCGTGTCGTAACAATAATCTTTTTCGTCTAAGGGAGGACTTACTTCCCATCGGTCCGCATCCGCAAGGATTCGCTCGTACCCTATTTGGAATTTCGGGTATTTCTCGATCTTCGCTTTCGTCTCTTCCCATTGCTTCTCGTTATGGTAAATATACGGATGCGCCAGTTTCCTTAAGGTTTTGAACTCGATGTTGACCTCGTGATCGCTGTCCCCGTTCGGGGTAAAAACCAGTCGGGTAGTCTCGTGACCCCCGGGGACCATATTTTCATGAACCCGAACCGTTGCGGCCACGGCCTGGCTGCCATTCGGTTCTAACACGAATTCCGCAGGAGTTACGCACGCGAGCAGCGATTCCCAGCCTTTAAAAATCTGCTTCACGGAAACGGCTTGCCTCGTGACGGTGCAGTTATACACTGTCACCTGGTAGGTTACTTCTTCGTCGGCGTCCCCCGCTTTGCCCAGTACGTTCGTGTCGACGAATATTTTCCCGCCCCGAAGC
This genomic window from Paenibacillus sp. contains:
- a CDS encoding sensor histidine kinase, translated to MIRRWAQSIFVKFSAAFIVVGLIPLIALSFFAVHTYTNFVERHTINNTEQMLNYLGLSLDDTFKAYNELTKLMYFGNSDGEISELDRIVKQKGQDWVVQRQMEDYLQRLLLSDRFIRNIFFVRASDGKLFYQSRGTSVLRTTLLPINEWMKPLRSEPKQLAIIPTHPQSYFAGNNLPVVTLGRNLIDTSGSIHDDEIAILGTLFMDIDIRMFKEMTSELSLNEEDKLYFLDRDRNVFYTNIAGFHYPGKAAPITNDDTLVLAEPVAFFGGSVTLVLSEKALYRELTQTQFTVWVAIALCSLALIAMSTLFSRKLSRPILGIMKEMSKVESGNLQTKIPVTSKDEIGRLAHGFNRMVERLSSFIEVAYVAELKRKQTELNALKSQIRPHYLYNTLEVIRMNAVANDDAEVGEMIRSLSKQLQYVIDYGEEWVSLERELGHLADYFFIIHVRYEGRIELRVSIQEGIDMQWPVLKLSLQPIVENAIQHGIRPKGGRGVVQVSVETAEDALSVTIFDDGIGMDTETMGRVVRTMNDRTSSVKSVGMRNVQERMKSVCGERYGIEISSQPYVGTSVRLLFPLKGGGDPDSSRIGG
- a CDS encoding glycoside hydrolase family 88 protein, with the translated sequence MQLQTGDREWVEEVIGKITAKMDWVSEKSKHKIPYTTVNGTHDNRPDKVPESDPADGICWWTNGFWGGMMWLMYHETKNQKYKEIANISEDMLDECFRLFYGLHHDVGFMWLPTSVANYRVTKNPESRKRALHAANLLAGRFNLAGGFIRAWNDLEELDTRGWAIIDCMFNIPLLYWATEETGDPRYKQIAMRHADTAMTAFVRPDGSVNHIVEFDPFEGGVVRTHGGQGYEEGSSWTRGQAWGLYGFMMSYIHTAKEEYLHTAKRIAHYFIANIPENGIIPIDFRQPKEPAYEDSTAAAIAACGLIEIAKAVGPYEKDLYLRAALKLLKTLDALRCDWTTEADHMLTHGSAAYHNPDRHTSIIYGDYYFMEAVFKLKGNDLYLW